The following are from one region of the Trichoderma breve strain T069 chromosome 5, whole genome shotgun sequence genome:
- a CDS encoding inositol polyphosphate kinase domain-containing protein: MGGKKRIPTPDQLRDYNYAVAGHAGTLCDADGELFIKPCTQTEIDFYQAVETQGYRDFADIMPLFMGELRLSNPEEVPLDDGLMGVIAGNGDLKTTKEQIAATIAEHVAKVAPDATSDQTTWVPTQGKKIKTDKSVVLENASFGYKKANILDVKLGVRLWADDAPAEKKKRFDTISSQTTHGKLGFRISGMRVYQGSEDESTWDDEGYTIYDKDFGRLTVNDDNVVDSFRKFVFNKAAGVDQELGRAVCSAFVRDLQRIEQVLASHETRMYSSSLLFIFEGDGDALASAIEKNNEIMERDSAESYTCPPVERAGMRLDNRMDSGIVLEDEDDFEDVDEDEDDLQLPQIYTLKLIDFAHANFTPGHGPDENTLTGVRSLLRIFKELAGEDD; this comes from the exons AtgggaggaaaaaagagaattcCCACTCCGGACCAGCTCCGCGACTACAACTACGCCGTTGCCGGACA TGCGGGCACCTTGTGCGACGCCGACGGCGAGCTCTTCATCAAGCCGTGCACGCAGACCGAGATCGACTTCTACCAAGCCGTCGAGACCCAAGGCTATCGCGACTTTGCCGACATCATGCCCCTCTTCATGGGCGAGCTGCGATTAAGCAACCCCGAAGAGGTGCCCCTTGACGATGGGCTCATGGGAGTCATCGCGGGTAACGGCGACCTCAAGACCACCAAAGAGCAGATTGCCGCGACAATCGCAGAGCACGTCGCAAAGGTCGCCCCTGACGCCACCTCAGACCAGACCACATGGGTTCCTACACagggcaagaagatcaagacgGACAAGTCGGTGGTGCTGGAAAACGCCTCCTTTGGCtacaaaaaggcaaacattCTCGACGTTAAACTTGGCGTCCGGCTGTGGGCCGATGATGCCCctgccgagaagaagaagcgcttTGACACAATCTCGTCGCAGACGACGCACGGAAAGCTGGGCTTCCGCATTTCCGGCATGCGAGTGTATCAAGGCTCAGAGGACGAGTCCACGTGGGACGACGAAGGCTACACAATCTACGACAAGGATTTTGGGCGGCTGACGGTCAACGACGACAACGTTGTCGACTCCTTTCGGAAATTTGTCTTCAACAAGGCTGCTGGCGTCGACCAAGAGTTGGGCAGAGCCGTGTGTTCCGCCTTTGTGCGAGATTTGCAGCGCATCGAGCAGGTCTTGGCCAGTCACGAGACCCGCATGTACTCGtcgtctctcctcttcatcttcgaggGCGACGGCGATGCGCTCGCCTCTGCGATTGAAAAGAACAACGAAATCATGGAGCGTGATTCGGCCGAGTCATATACCTGCCCACCGGTCGAGCGCGCAGGCATGAGGTTAGACAACCGGATGGACAGCGGCATCGtcttggaggatgaggacgactttgaagatgtggatgaggacgaggacgacctCCAGCTGCCCCAAATCTACACTCTAAAACTCATCGACTTTGCGCACGCAAACTTTACCCCTGGCCATGGGCCCGACGAGAACACCCTTACTGGAGTCAGAAGTCTTTTGCGGATTTTCAAAGAGCTGGCTGGCGAAGATGACTAG
- a CDS encoding mRNA cleavage and polyadenylation factor CLP1 p-loop domain-containing protein: protein MSIPGLGQIPVQAAVSSTRTISLRPAWEWRFQVPPGSSLTLKILSGTAEKDGVELPLRNAYTFSGIKSKILTWHGCELEIDGRCDNDSIAEYSNPAANPATSHVNLHARLNDMRVDASRQRREGPRVLVVGPPSSGKTTLAKTLTSYATRQGYQVITVNANPKEGMLSLPGTLSASVFATVMDPEAVDGWGSTPTSGPSTIPVKLPMVFNYGRESAEDDEDLYRELIARLAGAVSSRLSEDDEVKGSGVIVDGIGISEDGQIGLELVAHIVDEFSVNIVVVVGSPKIHTQLSSRFATEKTSLGETIQVVSIDKSDGVVERDESFLEQSREAVIKEYFFGDAKRTLSPQIQQVDFDSLVIYKLADYSPDEKHSLVTEEPSSLMQHWTFAVMNASVRDSPDVVRAANVMGFVYVADVDEDRRKIKILAPVSGRLGDRPLVWGKWPEPYINLLG, encoded by the exons ATGTCCATTCCCGGCCTTGGGCAAATCCCGGTACAA GCGGCCGTTTCCTCGACACGAACCATTTCCCTTCGCCCGGCTTGGGAATGGCGATTCCAAGTGCCCCCGGGCAGCTCCCTTACTCTTAAGATCCTCTCGGGGACAGCCGAAAAGGACGGCGTCGAATTGCCGCTGCGCAATGCCTACACCTTCTCCGGCATCAAGTCCAAGATCCTGACATGGCACGGCTGCGAGCTGGAGATTGACGGGCGGTGCGACAATGACTCTATCGCCGAATACTCGAATCCGGCTGCGAACCCGGCGACTTCGCACGTAAACCTCCACGCGCGGCTCAACGACATGCGCGTGGACGCCTCCAGACAGCGCCGCGAGGGGCCTAGGGTGCTGGTGGTTGGGCCGCCTAGCTCGGGCAAGACGACGCTGGCTAAGACGCTGACGAGCTATGCGACGCGCCAGGGATACCAGGTTATTACGGTCAATGCGAATCCCAAGGAGGGCATGCTGAGTCTGCCTGGGACGTTGAGCGCCAGCGTGTTTGCGACTGTCATGGACCCTGAGGCTGTGGATGGTTGGGGCTCGACGCCGACGAGCGGACCGAGCACGATACCTGTCAAGTTGCCGATGGTGTTTAACTATGGAAGAGAATCTgcggaggatgatgaggatctTTATCGTGAGCTTATCGCGAGGCTGGCTGGAGCGGTTAGCAGCCGGTTGAgtgaggacgacgaggtcaAGGGGTCGGGAGTGATTGTGGATGGGATCGGAATTAGCGAAGACGGTCAGATTGGGCTAGAGCTGGTGGCACATATTGTTGATGAGTTTTCGG TCAAcattgtggtggtggttgggTCGCCCAAAATCCACACTCAACTTTCGAGCCGGTTTGCAACGGAAAAGACAAGTCTTGGGGAGACGATACAGGTGGTTTCCATTGACAAATCCGATGGAGTAGTGGAGAGGGACGAATCGTTTCTGGAACAGTCGCGCGAGGCTGTGATTAAAGAATACTTTTTTGGAGACGCAAAGAGGACGTTGAGCCCACAGATTCAACAGGTCGACTTTGATAGTCTGGTCATTTACAAGCTGGCAGACT ATTCACCTGATGAAAAGCACAGCTTGGTCACGGAAGAGCCCTCGTCTCTCATGCAGCACTGGACCTTTGCAGTTATGAACGCCTCTGTGCGTGATAGCCCGGACGTGGTTCGCGCAGCCAACGTGATGGGCTTTGTGTATGTGGCGGACGTAGACGAGGATAGGCGGAAGATTAAGATTTTGGCACCGGTGAGCGGGAGACTGGGAGATAGACCGCTAGTATGGGGCAAGTGGCCAGAGCCGTACATCAACTTGTTGGGATAG